The Apium graveolens cultivar Ventura chromosome 10, ASM990537v1, whole genome shotgun sequence nucleotide sequence acatctttttgtaaaacctcttttgcagatttacaatcgactctaaggagaaatttttgatttaataaatcaCTCTGAAATTTCGTAATACATAAAACAATTGAAAGTATTTCCTtttttatagtagaataatttcTTTGACGATCATTTCAATGTGCAGATGTAAACTGGACTATTTGTTCTTTACCATTGACTACTTGTTTTAGTATACCGCCGTATCCTAACTCAGAAGCATCCGTTTCAACTACTTTAGAAGCATTTGGATCAGCAAGGTGTAGACAAGGGATTTCTAGAACCTGAGCTTTGATTTGTCGAACAATTTCGGTATGTTCAGATGACCAAGGAACGGGGTTAGTTTTAAGGCGGTCATGTAAGGGTTTGGCTATCCTATTGATGTTTGGATAGAAGTCTAGGACATAGTTGAGACTTCCTAAAAACCTTTGGAGTTGGGTTTTATCTGTGATTTTATGGGGAAATTTGTTGCAAATGTTAGGGCTCTTTCAATTGGTGTAACTGTCCCTTTTGATATGTAGTGGCCAAGAAATCTTATACGAGTTTGAAATAGGGAAATCTTGGATTTTGATACGACTAAACCATTTTTCCTAGATACATGGCAGAAAGTTTTAAGGTGTTTGAAATGTTGTTCAATAGATTCTGAAAAAAATTAGAACATCATCAATATATACTATACAGAATGTAGAATAGTCATTGAATATGTCATTCATAATTCTTTGGAATTCGCTAGGGGCAGTTTTAATTCCAAATGAAAGGACATTCCATTCATACTGTCTGAATGGGACCGTAAAAGCggttttatatctatcttttgggtggatttgaatctgccaaaatcctgattttaaatcaaatttggagaatattaccgaagatcttaatttttgtaaaagGTCTTTTTTATTAGGTATAGGGTATCGTACCCATCTTAAGGCTTTATTTAGAGGCTTATAATTTATAACTAGCCTTGGTGTCCCTCTCTCAATTTCAGCATTTTTGTTTACATAGAAAGCTGCACAGGACCACGGGGATCTGGATTTTGATATGATTCCTTTGGATTCGAGCGGTGATTTATTTTCTGCAATGTTGTTCTAGGTCGGAGTTCATTTGGATAGGTCTCGCTTTTGTTGGTATTTCTTTCtcatcaaaatctttttcataagGTAAATCAATCATATGTTGTTTTCTATGCCAAAATGCATTTGGTAGGTCAGAACAGAGTTCCACTTCtatttgttttagtaattttaagattttttctttGATAAAGCGGTCTTGTAACTGCTTctcaatcttgtgagaggaaaggACTTGTTTTAAATGGGATAATTGTATCTGTTTGCCTTGTATTAAGGCATTTATCtcgttattatatatagaatatgcctttattgtattgaggttccttgttttgggtttttcaagaaatgggAAGTTAAGTTTGGTGTCATGGGTTTTGAAAGTAATACCTTCGTAGGTGACAGTATAGGGAGTTATTAAATTGAAGAAAGGTGTACCTAATATGACAAGATGGTGTATGCCTTTAACTAGGAGAAAAGATGTCTTAATTTGGAAGGTTTTATTATTAATAGAGGCATCAACCTTACTAACTACATTGAGGTTTGAGTTATTAGCGGCGGTTAATTTTTCGTTGGTATGTTGATGAAATCTTTTTggtattatttcttctttaatgCAATTCAAATCTGCTCCTGTATCGAATAAGGCAATGGTATCTAAGATAAAGTCATTTGAGAAGACAACCTTGACTTTTATGAGATATTTTCGGTAGGTAACTTGTCTTAATTCATataagaaatcttcatcttgtTCGGGAGTATCGTTTAAACTACTTAGTTGTTTTTTTCAGTATTTTGCTCTTCTACTTCACGAACTAGAAGGACATTTAAAGCTTCAGAATCTATCTTCTGTTGTTCTTTAAGGATTtttaattcttctttgatttctttgatttctttgtgtaGGTCTTGTATTGTTGGAACGGATTTCTGGTTGggttttttttttaatattgtggtcaagtcatatatagtttttgttgatgggagaatagaaggtttttgttctggtttgggttcaattggtcgttggagtaatttttctaagagctcttttcttagttggggatcagttatcttttctatAATTTCGAGAGAATGTTCCTCATTTCTGGTGAGGACGTTGATTCGTCTGTCTTCAGAGGAGGAATTGTGAGAGGAAGATGAGCTTGTTGCAATCTCATCTATTTGAAGTGGTTCATCATTTCCAGACATTTCAGATGTCTCAGAGTCGGAAGATTCAAGGAGTAAAGCCGAGATTTTGTTGGATAGGCTTTCTTCTAtgtttaactcttgtattttcctattaagtctgcagaatctagatatatgtcccttttttccgcatttgtaacaagttatatctttattggttggtttagtaaatctatttttgttgaaaggttTTTTGTTGTAGGAAGGTTTATTGTTATTATTAAAGGAAGGTTTATTATAGAACGGTTCTGTTGATTTTTTGTAGAAATGTTTAGATTTTGTGAAAGACCTTTTCTGATAAGGTCTTTGATATGGCTTGCATTCGCCATCACATTTTATTTTGGAATAGCTTTTGTTGGGATTATAGTCAAACTGTTGACAGAAAGTACCTAATTCCTGCTTTGTTCTTTTCATCTCCCATTTGAGATGTCTTTGAAGTTTTAAATCTTGACAAATCTTTAGGTCTTCTCGTTGTGTTTGGCTTATGAGTTGGCCATATGTCAGGTTTTTGTAAGGAATCGGGCTTCCGTGTTCAGTTATTAAAGAAGTTCTAACTCTTTCACCGAGTAAGGTTGGAAGTCCGGCTAAGAATTTTTCCTTCCAATTTGCATGGTTCGAGTCTTCTCTAAGCATGACTCTGGTAAGGAAAGTAGTTTTATATCTTTGGAAATCACTAAGTTTTTTACATTTGAGATTATGTAAAAGCTCAGCATTCTTATCTCTCAGGTGAGAAGGGTCACCAATGAAGTGGTGTGTTATGACTAGAATGAGTTGTGCTACTGCTCCTTGGATAgggtttccttgttcatctaaAATGGGTTTTCCCTCTTCATCTTCCCTAATGGAATTTAAGATTTCAAGATGATTTTCAAGGGTAAGATGATAGTCCCACCAACTTTTTAATTGGCCAGAGAACCCTGCTATGAGTAATTCAGCTATAGCTTTGTCTGGGGTTCCTATTTGGGTTGTATAAGCATTGACTGCCATGGTCATTTGTTGTAAATGATTTAGAATGTTATATTCAGACATTCCGTCTATATTCCATTCATAAACAGAGGATGCATTGAATTTAGACTGGGTTAAAATTTCAGGTCTATTTTCAATTCCAATGTCTGGGGCTGTGAATTTTGGAATCATTTGTCAGAGGTCATGAACTTGGGGTATTTCATTtatgaaagcatcttcatctgagTCATGATGTATGACATTCAGTTGTTTAGATGAAACACTGTCAGCAGCTATTTGGGTTGTGGAAGAGGAGGCTTCAAGTCTGCTAAGATGGTCTTTGATGGCTTTAACGAATTCTGGTCTGTTTGTTCGAATTTGTTGTTGGCTTTGTCTAGAAACTTGGTATGGCTTAAGATGGGTTCTTGGTTATTAATACTTTTGGGGAAATCTATTGTTTTTTGAATTCGGTCTTCTATTCGGTTTAGTTGACTTTCTATGCTATTTAGGTgggtgtttgtgtaattaacagcaaggattgtattcctagtattttttagtatgtcatcatctggtctcttgatggggtgtgcctcgattttttcactatgaactgttagtgtgacatttctaaaaggtgggtggtgtgattctatagttccgctacttgtttcccattgtttctatttttggctcatgcttcgagtgatggggtttaggtaatttgtgaatgggaagaataagttttggtcagaggagtaaatttccaaccaatcaaagaataacatctggattttgttttggttgagaaattcataataaatttcttgaagttgtgttttttgttttttgAAGTTGGTAAAAAACCAATTTCTTTTTTCAGTATTTTGGGGAGAGTAGAACTCGTTACGAagaaaagttttattgatttgaaattcTATTTCAATCACATTTAGCTCACTTGGCATTCCCATATTCTCAGTTATAGCAGAGAAGGTGGGGGATGTTGGTGATGAAGGGGAAATCGTGTTTTGATTTGGTGGTAATTGACTTTGTTTATAGAAAGGGTGAGGTATATTGGAAGAATAATCCACGCCACTCATAGAGGTATTGGGTATATCTGATGTAGAGTATCTTGGTCTTGAGGAAGTGTTAATGATAGAAGGGATTTGAGAAATCCTTCCTAAATTTAAGGTTCTTGAGGAAGCATCAGAATATCGGGAACTAATAAAAGGGGCTCGGGATGATCGATCAAATGCAAGAGTGACTCTTCCATTGTCATCTTGGTGaacttggtgtatttgtgtgtttggttctaatctttccggtaatctagggcgagctactccttctaaaacccattcagtgggaagggaaatgtcatgccattttatggatcgaggaaTGACTGTGTTAGACCTTGAAAGGTCAGTTTGAAGAAGGATGGTTTCTCCTTTGACGAAAGCATTTTTATGCCCATCATCACCAATGGACATTATTGCTTTGTAATGAATTCGAAAGATTAAAGCAACCGGAATTGATCCTTCTAACATTTTATAGTTGTGAGTTTTAACTTGGAGTGTCATGCTATGGATAACATTCCTGTCTTTAAGAGAAATGGATAAATTTGGATAGCAACTAAAAGAGATGGGTCCGTTACATAGACTTGATTCTATGGAACTTAACAGAGAGTCATTGAACTCAAGGAATCTAGCATCTCTTAAAATGGCTAATATTGAGGTGTCTAATCCTTCTTTGGTTAAGGGCTTAATTCCTACTTGGACTAGACCAATATGGATGTAATtgtatgattttgctagtttttctagggaacttttggtgagaaggtgaattgtttcgaatgagtttgataggtgtatgtccctttcttcggttttgatggaagaacttgaactatacaattttgtatcataaacttggctttttgggatttttgggatgtcccaacgCTCTATTGCTTTTTGGAGGTTTTCGACGTTAGTTTCCTCACTATGTGTAATATTTTTTGAGTCTAACGTACTAGtggaagagtttgaaagagatgtAGTTCTGCAGAATACAGAATCCATGTTCTAGGTTCAAAAAAGACGTAGGCTAAGCTTTTGCTTACAATCCTAGAGAAAACGGGTTTACTGCCtcctatggacttataaccgatAAACTAGGCAAAACGACTCGGCAAGGGCTTAGCTACAAAAGTTAAGAACTAAGAACAGAGAAACAGTAGGCAATAGGATTACAACTCCCttctggctctgataccaaaaggACGATATAGGACcaacaaatattaatataaacagtagggagagttataggaccaacaaatattaatataaaCAGTAGGGAAAGTAATATAGTAAGACTAAGACATGTAATATAGTAAGACTAAGACATGGTATGCATATTATATATAACTAAGTCATGGCAAAACATAagaattaacacaaaatattaaAACATGATATGAACAAGAATAGGATTTGAAATTATTTGGAAACgcttttgattatataactgaaagcaatctgctagtctttgtgttacaatttgagaaaacttgagaataaacttcggaaatatgaactgctatcactggtacaagatgtgtatattatctgctctctaatttcaagtcctattcttgttcatatcatgttttattattttgtgttaattcttagaatgttatattcagacattccgtctatattccattcataaacagaggatgcattgaatttagactgggttaaaatttcaggtctattttcaattccaatgtctggggctgtgaattttggaatcatttgtcggaggtcatgaacttggggtatttcatttatgaaagcatcttcatctgagtcatgatgtatgacattcagttgtttagatgaaacactgtcagcagctatttgggttgtggaagaggaggcttcaagtctgctaagatggtctttgatggctttaacgaattctggtctgtttgtttgaatttgttgttgGCTTTGTCTAGAAACTTGGTATGGCTTAAAGATGGGTTCTTGGTTATTAATACTTTTGGGGAAATCTATTATTTTTTGAATTCGGTCTTCTATTCGGTTTAGTTGACTTCCTATGCTATTTatgtagagagagagagatcttAGAAACAGGAATTTTAAGAAAGTCACTGACACATAGTGATATTAAAAACTGTAGAAATCTGATCTCAGCTATTTTTCTGAAACTAATTATGATCTCAGTTGAATTTACGAGCAATAAAAAATTGAAAGTAGGATAATGATCTTATAAATGGAGTATGACTGTAGTTAAATATGCGcaaaaaaaatcagaaagtaACCTTTGGAGCCAACAGTAGGAGCTTATCAGGTACCAGTGCAGCAGCTGGTTTTGCTCCAGAGCAAATAACTTTATCTTTTGTTAATGACTGAAATGAAACATCTCGAAAATCTATAACCTGTTTCACATGAAGATAATATATACTTAGTCCCATTCACTATCAACTGTATGAATATGGATAAGGGGATAAGAACTTATGCCTGAGCGACTAACTTACTACATCTGGGGTAATATAAGCACCCGGATCTCCAACTTCATAAAGAAGCTGTTGGGCACATGTGCTAAAATTCAACACCCCTCCACTCCCATCTGCTTTTCCTACACATACTTTCCCATCACAACCAACTTCAGTGAAAGGAAGTGACAAATCAAGAAGCTGAGAAAAAGGTATGTCTCGAAATTTATCTCCTGCGATAAGAACAAACAAATAAATGAAATACATAGAATATGCGCAGAAGTCATTGTAAATAACCTGCAGTTTTGTCCAAGACGCAACTATAAACACCGCTTTTCAAGTTACTTTAAAAAAAACAAAGGCTAAAAGCGGTATCTACCTGGATGCATAAAATATCCTCCTGTGAGCTGACAGCCACACTCGAGCAAGTGACCAGCCAAAGATCCCTGCGCCAGCAGCTGCACATCATCCCAGTTCCAACCTAGTTCATAAACCTAATCAtttaaagtttattttattaGACTTGTTTATGAAAAATCACTTAATAAATATATTATAGTAGACATATAACTATTCAAGAAGTATGGCACTAAAATCAACTTCAGTAATTTAAGCTTACAATTATAGTAGATAATCCTTGTGTAAGTAAATGTTGTCATCTGACAAGCTTGGTACTTACCAGTAAGAATCAAAgcaaatttttaaatcaaattatataTTGTATGATAACCATTTTTTGACAACCACCATATAAAATCACATCTGATTTCAGAAAGTTAATGACTAGTAATGAATAACACCACTACATACTGATTCACACCAACTTGACTTGCAGAAAATCCACTAAGTTATTCGAGAGATTCAATTTGCAGTTAATACCATTGGAGCTAAAAACAAGGCAGCATCGGCAACTCGAGAAGTAATAATAACATTTGGTCTGTGCTTTTCCAGACACTCAACAATTGGAGCAGCCCCCAGATACACGCTAATTCCCTGCACAGGTTAGACAGTATCTAATTACCAAAGAGAGGATTTAGCACAATAAGTTTCTGCAAAACCTAGTATCCAGTTTGCATATAGCTGTCTACGCACAAAGGACGAATAAAGAAAATTGAAATAAAACTATTAACAAATGATGTGTTACTTGGACAATATGTAACAATTGACAATTTCTGTAAAGACTTGTGTCATCACTTTCTTCGGAGATGAATAGATGATAACAAAGTATATCATTATGATACCTATAAATTACTCTAGGAAGCATACGTTACGAAAAATTTAGCTCCAAACATAAACTGCAAGTACTAAGTTCTCACATCATTAAAACTTCCGGTATGATGGTCCAGACCTGAAAATCAACAGAAAAATCATACTATAAGCCTGACAATATACCTTTATACCGAGAGGAAAAGGCAAAATTATACCTGAAGTAGAAACAAAAGGCACAAATTACCTTTTGAGTACAAGTACTATGACATTAAGAGCATTTTGAAAGATTTATCTCATTTCAGTCCTTTGATAAGCATAGTACCTGCTTCTGAGACCTCAACTTGATAAGCCACGCCAACAGTAATACTAATGCCCAGTGTGCTTGCTGTTTCTAAAACCTTTTGCTGTGCAGCACATGTGTCATCTGATTTTTTTAAAGGGATCAAAGAGACATACTTCAATAAGCAAAGCACATCAAAGGAGAACATTGCTTAAAGGCAGTTCTAGAAATTCTTTAGATGCTTACTTGCACCCATATTGGTGATTATGCAAACCCCTCTTTCAACTGCCAGGGGTAGTAGCAAATGCATCCACTCTTGAACTGCCAACAGAGACAAATTATTATGGCGCAGAGTTGAATGTGGACAATGTACAGACAAAACGGCTAGTGCACTAGGTATCCCAGTAGCATCAGCTAGTTGACTTGTCAAGCATAATGTATTCCATTTAGATCAGACCATTGATTTAAAACTGAAATGCCAATTTTTAAAACCTTAACAGTGCTACTGAATACTAGTAAAGTAAGCACATACTACGGGGATCGAAACCAACACCGCCAGACTTCATAGCTTTGTAGCGGTCTGACAAAGTACGCTCTGCCAGGCATTCAAGTACAAGATAATTTAACTCATTAACCCGTTGAAGTAATTTGAGAGCTGCCAATGGTCGATCACCTCCAAAACCAGCACCACAACCTACATAAACCTTGTCCTTGCGCCTTTGAGGGTTCACTCGCTGCATTTAACAAACTGTCAGGCCTTCTTTCGAGGCCAGCTCCAAAAAATTCCTATATATAATTATACAGTTGCAATATACCAACCTTCCTAACCACACAGTTCTGAATCTCCGGTTCCTTGCCACTCGAGTCTTTTTCCGTCCCCTGCGATCAAGTTCTAGTATAAATTTCTCTAAGTCATAAACGCAAAATAGAAAATTACAATTTCCTTATATTTCAACAATACATTCATAACAATAAAAATCAGTTTATAGTAATGCTCAAATGATGCATGTGTGTGCGCGCGTGTTAATTATAGCAGAAATCGTGCCCACAATTCTGATTGTATACATGATTTACCAACAAACTAATCTGAGAAATGAATAAAAGCTAAATGTATGCACAAATACATGAAATAATTTTAGTAACTTCGATCAGTAACAAATCGTATAATCCACCAGAATAAAACAAACACACGGTATTAATTTAGCTTATTACAACATTTTCAGCACAATTCAAGTAACGAAAATAGATAATAACAAATAAGTCAGTTCCATTCATTGCATTCTACAATCCAGCTACGAAACACCAGTTAAATTATGACAAACCACAATCAACACAATTACAATCGCCAGTAACAGAAACCGCCATTTCCTAGTTTGTTAGCTAAACTAGTATTGTATTTAAACGAATACGTTAACACAAATACAATACACACATTCACACACAGCTTTGCTTAAGTTAATTAGTATTAATTCAGCTAAATATGAAAAATCTAGTATTgatttaatatttattttcaGCATAATTAAATATATTCCGAGCAATTAACAGTAATTCAAGTGGAGAGAAAATTAGAGGATATTGATTGCAAGGATTTGATAGAAAGAACTGATGagaatatttaatttaaataaatagataatgagagaCACACAGAAACATACAGTTGAAGTATATGAAGCTTTTGTATGGACGTCCATGTCTGCTGTTTTCTTCGTCTACACCGGTTGATGTTTATTGGTCAGGTGTCGAATTAATTTGGTCAGGTATCAAATTATCTATTTTGATTtgtttaaataaaaaaattttaaCTAACTAAAATTATCTAAACACTTATATAAATTATAAGTAtttatcaattaatattaattaccTATAAATGACTTATTCATTTTAAACAATAAGTTATTTATTCTAAAATTTCCTAAACGGGCACAAATTCTGGTTTGTGTAAAAAAATCAGTCTATTTTCACTTATTTTCAGCTCAAAAACTCCAATAAGATTACGACAATTCGATATTATCATCAATAACAACTAGGGGTGAGCGCGGTGCGGGCAGTGCGGTTTTTTCCTCAAACCGCAAACCAAACCGCACATGCGGTTTGATCAAATTtccaaaccgcaaccgcaccgtGTACCCTCAAAAACCGCATAACCCACACCACGAAAATGCGGTGCGGTGTGGTGCGATTCACTGCGGTTTATACATTACAAGttcgaaaattttaaataaatacaaaacttaaattaattaaatttccgAATAATATAACAAAGTCGCCAATATTCTTCAATAATACAAATAAGAAATTCCACACTGTAAAGTTTAACTTAGAAGATTGGATCGACAATTAAATGAGTTCACTATTAAATAGGTGGCTTTGTACCATGTGTCTCATTATTTTTGAAGAAACTCACTGCAGAAACAAGGTGATCACTAAGTAAGCACTCCTAGTATGTTAAATGGAATCAAACTTAATAAATGGAATCATGAAATataagtattatatatatatatattaaatattgcggtgcggtttgaaccgcatttcaaaattttaaaaccaCAACCCACACCGCACCGCGtggt carries:
- the LOC141689460 gene encoding uncharacterized protein LOC141689460 isoform X1; its protein translation is MDVHTKASYTSTGTEKDSSGKEPEIQNCVVRKRVNPQRRKDKVYVGCGAGFGGDRPLAALKLLQRVNELNYLVLECLAERTLSDRYKAMKSGGVGFDPRIQEWMHLLLPLAVERGVCIITNMGANDTCAAQQKVLETASTLGISITVGVAYQVEVSEAGLDHHTGSFNDGISVYLGAAPIVECLEKHRPNVIITSRVADAALFLAPMVYELGWNWDDVQLLAQGSLAGHLLECGCQLTGGYFMHPGDKFRDIPFSQLLDLSLPFTEVGCDGKVCVGKADGSGGVLNFSTCAQQLLYEVGDPGAYITPDVVIDFRDVSFQSLTKDKVICSGAKPAAALVPDKLLLLAPKESGWKGWGEISYGGYECLRRARAAEFLVRSWLEETYPGVGNHIISYIIGLDSLKTSGSIDRHSLEMASADIRLRMDGLFEQEDHAIQFTKDFLALYTNGPAGGGGISIGHRKESFLEKALVSREHVKWKISAESMSMNPNDQRPGRQDFKQVHAAQKSVSASIQKESIYQYGEQLRSPEFLSSPAPSGQPTPLYNVAHSRVGDKGNDLNFSIIPHFPPDIDRLKKIITLNWVKEAISALVNFSSFPTTNDIESRNKLVNEHLTVEIYEVRGIKSLNVVVREILDGGVNCSRRIDGHGKTISDLILSQVVVLPPYDNASGYN
- the LOC141689460 gene encoding uncharacterized protein LOC141689460 isoform X2, which produces MDVHTKASYTSTGTEKDSSGKEPEIQNCVVRKRVNPQRRKDKVYVGCGAGFGGDRPLAALKLLQRVNELNYLVLECLAERTLSDRYKAMKSGGVGFDPRIQEWMHLLLPLAVERGVCIITNMGANDTCAAQQKVLETASTLGISITVGVAYQVEVSEAGLDHHTGSFNDGISVYLGAAPIVECLEKHRPNVIITSRVADAALFLAPMVYELGWNWDDVQLLAQGSLAGHLLECGCQLTGGYFMHPGDKFRDIPFSQLLDLSLPFTEVGCDGKVCVGKADGSGGVLNFSTCAQQLLYEVGDPGAYITPDVVIDFRDVSFQSLTKDKVICSGAKPAAALVPDKLLLLAPKVRSWLEETYPGVGNHIISYIIGLDSLKTSGSIDRHSLEMASADIRLRMDGLFEQEDHAIQFTKDFLALYTNGPAGGGGISIGHRKESFLEKALVSREHVKWKISAESMSMNPNDQRPGRQDFKQVHAAQKSVSASIQKESIYQYGEQLRSPEFLSSPAPSGQPTPLYNVAHSRVGDKGNDLNFSIIPHFPPDIDRLKKIITLNWVKEAISALVNFSSFPTTNDIESRNKLVNEHLTVEIYEVRGIKSLNVVVREILDGGVNCSRRIDGHGKTISDLILSQVVVLPPYDNASGYN